The genomic DNA AGGTCGTCTACCTCGAACACGGCGAGGTCGCCGACCGGGGGACCCACGAGGAGCTGCTCGTCCGCTGCGGGGGCTACCGCAACCTGGTCACCGCCTACGAACGCGAAGAGGCCGAGCGTGAGGCGCTCGGGGCAGAGGAAGAGGAAGAGGTCAGCGCGTGAGCAGTCTCACGACCACCGACGAGAGGATGGTGCGCCGGTGAGCGGGCGAGCCGGTCGACACAGCGGCGCGGGGAGCCCGCGGGCCGCCGGCCCGTCCGCCGGGAGGCGCGGATGAGCTCGCTCCATGGGGTCGAGCGGTCGGCGATGGCCACCGTCAGGCACGGGCTGTCGCTCACACCGGAGTTCCGCAAGGGGCTGGCCGGGACGCTCGCACTGGCCGTGCTGGCGACCCTGGGCAAGGTGATCGTGCCGATCGCCGTCCAGCAGACCATCGACCGGGGCCTGAAAGGGGAGGTCCCCGACCTGCCCTACATCCGCACCGCCGTGCTGCTGTGCGCCGCGGCCGTGGTGGTCACCGCGCTGTGCGCGTACCTGATGAACGTCCGCCTCTACCGGGCCACCGAGACCTCCCTGGCCGGGCTGCGGGTGCGCGGGTTCCGGCATGTGCACGACCTGTCGGTGCTCACCCAGAACTCCGAGCGCCGCGGTGCCCTGGTCTCCCGGGTCACCGGCGACGTGGACCAGATCAGCGTGTTCATGCAGTGGGGCGGGCTGATGATCATCATCGCCCTGGGGCAGCTCCTGGTCGCCACCGTGCTGATGTTCGTCTACTCCTGGCAGCTCGCCCTGCTGGTCTGGGTCTGTTTCCTGCCGCTCCTGGTCGTGCTGCCGCGCTTCCAGCGGTGGCTGTCGGGCGCCTACACGGTGGTTCGCGAGCGCACCGGCGACATGCTCGCCGCCGTCAGCGAGTCGGTGGTGGGCGCGGCGGTGGTCCGGGCCCACGGTTCGGAGGCCCGGACCGCCCAGCGGCTGGACAGCGCGATCGACGCCAACAAGACCGCCCAGGCCCGCACGCAGCGGCTGGTGGCGACCGTGTTCCCGCTGACCGAGATCGTCGCGTCGGTGGCGATCGCCGGGGTGGTGCTGCTCGGGGTGAAGCTGGGCATCGCCGGTGAGATCACCGCCGGGCGCCTGATCGCCTTCCTGTTCCTGATCACGTTGTTCGTCTCGCCGCTGCAGACCGCCACCGAGATGCTCAACGAGGCGCAGAACGCGATCGCCGGCTGGCGGCGCATCCTCGGGGTGCTCGACACCCCGCCGGAC from Streptosporangium sp. NBC_01756 includes the following:
- a CDS encoding ABC transporter ATP-binding protein; protein product: MSSLHGVERSAMATVRHGLSLTPEFRKGLAGTLALAVLATLGKVIVPIAVQQTIDRGLKGEVPDLPYIRTAVLLCAAAVVVTALCAYLMNVRLYRATETSLAGLRVRGFRHVHDLSVLTQNSERRGALVSRVTGDVDQISVFMQWGGLMIIIALGQLLVATVLMFVYSWQLALLVWVCFLPLLVVLPRFQRWLSGAYTVVRERTGDMLAAVSESVVGAAVVRAHGSEARTAQRLDSAIDANKTAQARTQRLVATVFPLTEIVASVAIAGVVLLGVKLGIAGEITAGRLIAFLFLITLFVSPLQTATEMLNEAQNAIAGWRRILGVLDTPPDVADPGPRGVDLPRGPISVRFEEVGFAYPGGVPVLSEVSVDIPPRSRIAVVGETGSGKTTFAKLLTRLMDPVSGRVTVDGEDLRGVRFSSLRERIVMVPQDGFLFDGTLEENIRFGRPAATGAEIRLAMTELGLTDWLEGLPAGLSTRVGQRGESLSAGERQLVALARAYLADPDLLLLDEATSAVDPATEVRLARALEGVTRGRTAISIAHRLSTAEAADEVLVFDRGRIVQRGPHAELVGEPGVYADLHASWVSAARS